The following DNA comes from Mycoplasma phocoenae.
ACTAATAATCTGTTGTATTTGGCAATTCTATCAGTTCTTGACACAGATCCAGTTTTGATTTGTCCAGTATTAAATGCAACAGCTAAATCAGCAAGTGTTGTATCTTCAGTTTCACCTGAACGGTGGCTTACGACTGCTGTCATGTTTGCTTTATTAGCCATTTCGATTGCATCAATAGTTTCTGAAAGTGTACCAATTTGATTCATTTTAATTAAAGCAGCATTAATTGATTTATTTTCAATCGCTTTTTTAATAAATGTTGGATTGGTAACAATTAAATCATCTCCAACGATTTGAACTTTATGTCCATATCTTGCGGTCATTTTTTCAAACCCTTCTCAATCTGATTCGGCGTGAGAATCTTCAATTGAAATAATTGGATAAGTTTCAATTAATTTTCCATAGTATTCCACTAATTCATCGCTAGTGAATGAAGATTGAAGTTGGAAGTTTTCAAATCCTTCCATTTTATCTTCAACGGCTTTTTCAAATTTTTTGAATGTGTATTTTTGAGTTTTTTCATCATACAATTCACTTGCAGCAGCATCCAAGGCAATAGCAATAGCCCCTTCACCTGATGTTGCAGGATTATATCCAGCTTCAGTAATAGCTTCTACTAAAAAATTTAACACTTCTTCATGTGTGTGTAAATTAGGTGCAAACCCACCTTCATCACCCACGGTTGCATTTTGTTTTGCCGCTTTTAATAATTTTGCTAAAGTGTGAAATACATGATTAGCCATCATTAAAGCTTCTCTAAATGATTTTGCTCCAACAGGCATAATCATAAATTCTTGGAAATCTATTGTGTTTGAAGCGTGTTCCCCACCATTGATCACGTTCAACATAGGTAAAGGTAATTT
Coding sequences within:
- the eno gene encoding phosphopyruvate hydratase: MSKITNIKAREILDSRGNPTIEVEVWTEYSKATAKVPSGASTGSREALELRDKGTQYEKNWFGGKGVMSAVDNVNNIIAPEIIGMDVTQQRKIDQIMIELDGTEFKSYLGANATLGVSLAVARAAAMDLELPLYRYIGGTNAIKLPLPMLNVINGGEHASNTIDFQEFMIMPVGAKSFREALMMANHVFHTLAKLLKAAKQNATVGDEGGFAPNLHTHEEVLNFLVEAITEAGYNPATSGEGAIAIALDAAASELYDEKTQKYTFKKFEKAVEDKMEGFENFQLQSSFTSDELVEYYGKLIETYPIISIEDSHAESDWEGFEKMTARYGHKVQIVGDDLIVTNPTFIKKAIENKSINAALIKMNQIGTLSETIDAIEMANKANMTAVVSHRSGETEDTTLADLAVAFNTGQIKTGSVSRTDRIAKYNRLLVIEEELGDVAKFDGENTFFNLNR